The following proteins are encoded in a genomic region of Schistocerca serialis cubense isolate TAMUIC-IGC-003099 chromosome 9, iqSchSeri2.2, whole genome shotgun sequence:
- the LOC126419705 gene encoding uncharacterized protein LOC126419705: MPLLSGPRSRGRTTVQHQLDVLSAQARTKAATAPKRAKSSPNAATAVDRMLPATGATTRSRHATVPRLLRKCSLALVLPLLPGDKPPNSDPHLVATAANPPTTHSHPQNRKSLPLGHPPPPPSAGANDEQPAPIAPSLVGEEGQPGPAPAPPAPAATIAGDLQALLQTLKVQSCHSFPR; encoded by the coding sequence ATGCCACTCTTGTCAGGGCCTCGATCACGTGGCCGTACAACAGTACAACACCAGCTCGATGTGTTAAGTGCGCAGGCCCGCACCAAAGCCGCGACTGCGCCAAAAAGAGCGAAGAGCAGTCccaatgctgcaactgcagtggacCGCATGTTGCCAGCTACAGGGGCTACAACGCGTTCAAGGCACGCAACCGTCCCAAGGCTGCTAAGGAAGTGCAGCCTGGCGTTAGTTTTGCCTCTGTTGCCAGGAGACAAACCACCGAACAGCGACCCCCACCTCGTGGCGACCGCCGCCAACCCACCCACAACCCACAGCCACCCACAAAACCGGAAATCACTGCCGCTGGGccaccccccacctcccccttcggCTGGCGCCAATGACGAACAGCCAGCCCCCATTGCTCCGAGTCTCGTCGGAGAAGAGGGCCAGCCTGGTCCTGCCCCAGCGCCCCCCGCCCCTGCAGCCACTATCGCCGGCGACCTGCAGGCTCTTCTACAGACACTAAAGGTACAATCATGTCACAGCTTCCCACGCTAG